A DNA window from Longimicrobiaceae bacterium contains the following coding sequences:
- a CDS encoding cytochrome c produces the protein MRRRPVLLLLLTVVACEPSSGGERSGVDGMASAHAGAAETAIDTTGLALLPVPDQHQRGEAIYRANCSSCHGEAALGTPRGPPLIHRIYEPSHHADISFVLAAERGVRAHHWQFGDMPPQPGVTRDEVEEVVGYIRWLQREAGVY, from the coding sequence ATGAGGCGCCGTCCCGTCCTCCTCCTGCTCCTGACGGTGGTCGCGTGCGAGCCCTCCTCCGGGGGAGAGCGGTCAGGGGTTGACGGGATGGCATCCGCCCATGCCGGCGCCGCGGAAACCGCGATCGACACGACCGGTCTGGCCCTTCTTCCCGTTCCGGATCAGCATCAGCGCGGGGAGGCGATCTACCGCGCGAACTGCTCGAGCTGCCACGGAGAGGCCGCGCTGGGGACGCCCCGGGGACCGCCACTGATCCACCGGATCTACGAGCCGAGCCATCACGCCGACATCTCTTTCGTCCTGGCGGCGGAGCGCGGCGTACGCGCACATCACTGGCAGTTCGGTGACATGCCCCCGCAGCCGGGGGTCACGCGCGACGAGGTGGAGGAGGTGGTGGGATATATCCGCTGGCTACAGCGGGAAGCCGGGGTCTACTGA
- a CDS encoding metal-sensitive transcriptional regulator, giving the protein MVTERGEAAVMSAVCGCGAHAGEEGGRKAVGVDPGVKERNLKRLRRIEGQVRGLQRMVEEDRYCADILTQISSVHEALRGVGRELMRNHLKYCATEAIRNGDEADAEAMYDEIVEMMYRHAR; this is encoded by the coding sequence ATGGTAACCGAACGGGGAGAGGCGGCGGTGATGTCCGCGGTCTGTGGCTGCGGCGCGCACGCGGGGGAGGAAGGTGGGCGCAAGGCGGTCGGGGTCGATCCCGGTGTGAAGGAGCGCAACCTGAAGCGGCTCCGGCGCATCGAGGGGCAGGTGCGCGGGCTACAGAGGATGGTGGAAGAGGATCGCTACTGTGCCGACATCCTCACGCAGATTTCCTCAGTGCATGAGGCCCTGCGCGGCGTGGGCCGGGAGCTCATGCGCAACCACCTGAAGTACTGCGCCACCGAGGCGATCCGTAACGGAGACGAGGCAGATGCGGAAGCCATGTACGACGAGATCGTCGAGATGATGTATCGCCACGCCCGCTGA
- a CDS encoding heavy metal translocating P-type ATPase, producing MSTTKAPEAKVTIPVEGMTCAACSGRVQRALETMEGVGSANVNLMLKNATVVFDPERVSPEALVERIRSTGYGAELVLEERSAFDEQEAQDRVQAEEFRTLARKAAFSLVAAALGMVLSMPVMAATASGVHGGHAGLADPFMRWSMRVIDPWLRGVVPWIYAVDHRVWLAVLLTLTVAVMGWAGRHFYTRAWAAFRHRSADMNTLVAVGTGAAFVYSLVATFVPELFSRHGLAPDVYYEAVLFIIALILLGNALEARAKRQTSTALRALADLQPPTARVLRDEQEVDVPVEEVRAGDVVIVRPGERIPVDGEVLSGASAVDESMLTGESLPVEKGPGAKVIGGTINRTGSFRYRATTLGADSVLARIVRLMRDAQGSRAPIQNLADRISAVFVPVVIAIALVTFATWYLLTPTAPLIRAFAAAVTVLIIACPCAMGLAVPTAVMVATGRGAGQGILIKGGEALQRAGDVDVVVLDKTGTVTEGRPTVTELEVVEGDDELRVLGLVASLERGSEHPLADAIVEHARRRGVRLAEVEGFASQTGRGATGVVDGSAVAVGSARLMKEWAIDVMPLRDRAEALAALGRTPVYVAVDGRLAGLIGVADPLRAGAREAIAGLKRMGLSVVLLTGDNRRTAEAIARQAGIDRFVAEVLPEGKVEEVKRLQAEGKVVAMVGDGINDAPALAQADLGIAIGTGTDIAAEAGDVVLMRPELDGVSGAIALSRRTMRTMKQNLFWAFIYNVIGIPVAAGVLYPAFGLLLSPILASAAMAFSSVSVVTNSLRLRRASLAAV from the coding sequence ATGAGTACGACAAAAGCGCCCGAAGCGAAGGTCACCATTCCCGTAGAGGGGATGACGTGTGCGGCCTGCTCCGGGCGTGTTCAGCGCGCGCTGGAGACGATGGAGGGGGTCGGCAGCGCCAACGTGAACCTGATGCTGAAGAACGCTACCGTCGTCTTCGATCCGGAGCGCGTCAGCCCTGAAGCGTTGGTCGAGCGGATCCGCAGCACCGGGTATGGTGCGGAGCTGGTGCTGGAGGAGCGCAGCGCCTTCGACGAGCAGGAGGCGCAGGATCGCGTCCAGGCCGAGGAGTTCAGGACCCTGGCCCGCAAGGCGGCCTTCAGCCTGGTGGCTGCGGCTCTGGGCATGGTGCTCTCCATGCCCGTGATGGCGGCCACCGCCAGCGGCGTACACGGAGGTCACGCGGGGCTCGCCGACCCCTTCATGCGCTGGAGCATGCGGGTGATCGACCCCTGGCTGCGCGGGGTCGTGCCCTGGATCTACGCGGTGGACCACCGGGTGTGGCTGGCCGTGCTCCTCACGCTGACGGTGGCGGTGATGGGCTGGGCGGGGCGTCACTTCTATACCCGGGCGTGGGCTGCGTTCCGGCACCGCTCCGCGGACATGAACACCCTGGTGGCGGTGGGCACTGGAGCGGCGTTCGTATACTCACTGGTTGCGACCTTCGTCCCGGAGCTCTTCAGCCGCCACGGGCTGGCGCCTGACGTCTACTATGAGGCGGTGCTCTTCATCATCGCCTTGATCCTGCTGGGCAACGCTCTGGAGGCGCGGGCGAAGCGACAGACCTCCACCGCACTCCGGGCCCTCGCCGACCTGCAGCCGCCGACCGCGCGAGTCCTGCGGGATGAGCAGGAGGTCGATGTTCCGGTGGAGGAGGTGCGCGCCGGGGACGTGGTGATCGTGCGACCGGGGGAGCGCATCCCGGTGGACGGCGAGGTTCTGTCGGGCGCCAGCGCGGTGGACGAGTCGATGTTGACCGGCGAGTCGCTGCCGGTCGAGAAGGGACCCGGTGCGAAGGTGATCGGTGGAACCATCAACCGCACCGGTAGCTTCCGCTATCGAGCCACCACGCTCGGGGCCGACAGCGTGCTGGCGCGCATCGTTCGGCTGATGCGGGACGCCCAGGGGTCGCGTGCGCCGATCCAGAACCTCGCCGACCGGATCAGCGCGGTGTTCGTGCCGGTGGTGATCGCGATTGCGCTGGTCACCTTCGCCACCTGGTATCTCTTGACGCCGACTGCCCCGCTGATTCGGGCGTTCGCGGCCGCCGTCACGGTGCTCATCATCGCCTGCCCGTGCGCCATGGGCCTCGCGGTCCCGACAGCGGTCATGGTCGCGACCGGCCGCGGAGCGGGGCAGGGGATCCTGATCAAGGGTGGAGAGGCACTGCAGCGGGCCGGCGATGTGGACGTGGTCGTGCTGGACAAGACCGGAACGGTCACCGAGGGGCGGCCGACCGTGACGGAGCTGGAGGTGGTCGAGGGCGACGACGAGCTGCGCGTCCTCGGGTTGGTGGCTTCGCTCGAGCGCGGCAGCGAGCACCCGCTTGCCGACGCGATCGTCGAGCATGCACGGCGACGCGGGGTGCGCCTCGCGGAGGTCGAGGGATTCGCCTCCCAGACCGGACGGGGGGCGACCGGGGTGGTGGACGGCTCGGCGGTGGCCGTGGGCAGCGCCCGCCTCATGAAGGAGTGGGCGATTGACGTGATGCCATTGCGGGACCGCGCCGAGGCGCTCGCGGCCCTTGGCCGCACGCCGGTGTACGTGGCGGTAGATGGACGCCTGGCCGGGTTGATCGGCGTCGCGGATCCGCTTCGGGCGGGTGCCCGCGAGGCCATCGCCGGTCTGAAGCGGATGGGTCTGAGCGTGGTGCTTCTGACCGGTGACAACCGTCGCACGGCGGAAGCAATCGCGCGACAGGCTGGCATCGATCGCTTCGTCGCGGAGGTGTTGCCGGAGGGGAAGGTGGAGGAGGTGAAGCGGCTGCAGGCCGAGGGGAAGGTGGTGGCGATGGTGGGTGACGGGATCAATGACGCCCCGGCGCTGGCGCAGGCGGATCTCGGGATCGCCATCGGCACGGGCACCGACATCGCCGCGGAAGCGGGAGACGTGGTGCTCATGCGGCCGGAGCTGGACGGTGTCTCCGGTGCCATCGCCCTCTCCCGGCGGACGATGCGGACGATGAAGCAGAATCTCTTCTGGGCCTTCATCTACAACGTCATCGGGATTCCCGTCGCGGCCGGTGTGCTCTATCCCGCGTTCGGGCTGTTGCTCTCGCCGATCCTGGCGAGCGCCGCCATGGCCTTCAGCTCGGTGAGCGTGGTAACCAACAGCCTGCGTCTGCGCCGAGCCTCGCTGGCGGCGGTGTAG
- a CDS encoding NAD-dependent epimerase/dehydratase family protein, whose amino-acid sequence MRILVTGGTGVIGKPVIDRLIQRGHSVRLLSRNAERDAGLWPERVEPYSGSVSDAGLVRGAAEGCDAVLHIAGIVAEEPPAVTFQEVNVEGTRRLLEEAQRAGAARFVYVSSLGASHGASDYHCSKREAEELVRGFQGSWLVLRPGKVYGPGDDVISTLLAMVRTLPAIPTVGWGKQPFQPIWMDDLAQCLVAAAEAEEPAGVTLELAGSEVTTTAEVLEILGEITGRSPPRLPLPASVIGAGSSLAESLGFQPGINDDVLTMLAEENVIEGEENALVTVFNVSPTPLRDGLRRLADELPERLPSEGVGPLYRHRYWADIRGGRLDADALFTLVCDHFGELAPEPLLEVDAEGRGEVALRPGATLTLSVPLRGTIQVRVEEVRDRAATSVTLAGHPLSGMIRFLVRELTAHDGGPQPLRFEVRSYFRGSNVADRAVMATVGRPLQETTWRSLVEAVVQRSGGEAVEGVQTSHGRLSEDEAEHVERWVEGLVMRRQREEADQRA is encoded by the coding sequence ATGCGGATTCTTGTGACCGGCGGCACGGGCGTGATCGGCAAGCCCGTCATCGACCGCCTGATCCAGCGCGGACACAGCGTCCGGCTGCTCTCGCGCAACGCCGAGCGAGACGCGGGATTGTGGCCGGAGAGGGTGGAGCCGTACTCCGGGTCAGTCTCGGATGCAGGGCTCGTGCGCGGCGCGGCGGAAGGATGCGATGCGGTGCTCCACATCGCCGGCATCGTGGCCGAGGAGCCACCGGCGGTGACCTTCCAGGAGGTCAACGTCGAAGGAACCCGGCGTCTGCTGGAGGAGGCGCAGCGCGCGGGGGCGGCGCGCTTCGTTTACGTGTCGTCGCTGGGGGCAAGCCATGGCGCCTCGGACTACCACTGCTCGAAGCGGGAGGCGGAGGAACTCGTCCGCGGCTTCCAGGGCAGCTGGCTGGTCCTGCGGCCGGGTAAGGTCTACGGTCCCGGTGACGATGTGATCTCCACCCTGCTCGCAATGGTTCGGACGCTTCCAGCCATACCGACCGTCGGTTGGGGGAAACAGCCGTTCCAGCCCATCTGGATGGACGATCTGGCGCAGTGCCTGGTTGCCGCGGCCGAGGCCGAGGAGCCAGCGGGCGTGACGCTAGAGCTCGCCGGGAGCGAGGTCACCACTACCGCCGAAGTACTGGAGATCCTGGGAGAGATTACCGGACGCTCTCCGCCGCGCCTGCCCCTGCCCGCCTCGGTGATCGGAGCGGGATCCTCTCTGGCAGAGTCGCTCGGCTTCCAGCCCGGGATCAACGATGACGTCCTCACCATGCTGGCGGAAGAGAATGTCATCGAAGGGGAGGAGAACGCCCTGGTGACGGTCTTCAACGTGTCCCCGACGCCACTCCGGGACGGCCTGCGCCGCCTGGCGGATGAGCTGCCCGAGCGACTTCCCTCCGAAGGTGTGGGTCCCCTCTACCGGCACCGCTACTGGGCCGACATCCGCGGTGGCCGGCTCGACGCGGATGCCCTCTTCACCCTTGTCTGTGATCACTTCGGTGAGCTCGCGCCGGAGCCGTTGCTGGAGGTCGACGCGGAGGGGAGGGGAGAGGTAGCGCTCCGACCGGGGGCGACGCTTACCCTGTCCGTCCCCCTGCGCGGGACCATCCAGGTGCGCGTCGAAGAGGTCCGCGACCGCGCGGCCACCTCGGTTACGCTGGCCGGGCACCCACTATCGGGGATGATCCGCTTCCTCGTCCGAGAGCTCACCGCGCACGATGGTGGACCACAGCCGCTTCGCTTCGAGGTGCGGTCCTATTTCCGGGGCTCGAACGTGGCCGACCGGGCGGTGATGGCCACCGTGGGCCGCCCGCTGCAGGAGACCACCTGGCGATCGCTGGTGGAAGCGGTCGTGCAGCGTAGCGGCGGCGAGGCGGTGGAGGGAGTCCAAACCTCCCACGGCCGTCTCTCCGAGGACGAAGCCGAGCACGTCGAGCGCTGGGTCGAAGGTCTGGTGATGAGACGCCAGAGAGAGGAGGCAGACCAGCGAGCTTGA
- the fbp gene encoding class 1 fructose-bisphosphatase gives MNGESVREISSPARFQTIEQFILEQQSRFPEATGAFSRLIRDISLAAKIVSRDIRRAGLLDVTGSTGTVNVQGEVQQKLDAIAHQAFERALRLGGEVSLLVSEEADDLIPLQRSGDRSPYVVLLDPLDGSSNIDVNISVGTIFSVFRLPEGVGEPGEQHALRPGREQVAAGYVAYGSSTMLVFTTGDGVHGFTLDPTLGEFLLSHPNLRIPEEGRYYSIDEGNSESFSPELKRHVAWLHSPDPDSGQPHKTRYTGSFIADFHRNLLAGGLYMYPATKLYPEGKLRLMYEANPMAMIVEQAGGKASDGHRRILDIQPESLHQRTPLYIGSRQMVERVEEALRGDR, from the coding sequence GTGAACGGAGAAAGTGTGCGGGAGATCAGTTCCCCGGCCCGATTTCAGACCATAGAGCAGTTCATCCTGGAGCAGCAGAGCCGCTTTCCCGAGGCCACGGGGGCGTTCTCCAGGCTGATTCGGGACATCAGCCTCGCGGCCAAGATCGTGAGCCGGGACATTCGGCGTGCGGGGCTGCTGGACGTGACCGGCAGTACCGGGACGGTCAACGTGCAGGGGGAGGTACAACAGAAGCTCGACGCGATCGCGCACCAAGCGTTCGAGCGGGCGTTGCGGCTGGGAGGGGAGGTCTCCCTCCTGGTCTCGGAGGAAGCGGACGACCTGATCCCGCTCCAGCGCTCAGGTGACCGGAGCCCCTACGTCGTGCTGTTGGACCCGCTCGATGGCTCGTCCAACATCGACGTCAACATCTCGGTCGGCACCATCTTCAGCGTCTTCCGGCTTCCCGAGGGGGTGGGCGAGCCGGGAGAGCAGCACGCGCTACGACCCGGGCGGGAGCAGGTGGCTGCCGGCTACGTGGCCTACGGCTCGTCGACGATGCTCGTCTTCACCACCGGCGACGGAGTACACGGCTTCACCCTCGACCCTACGCTGGGGGAGTTTCTGCTGTCCCACCCGAACCTGCGCATCCCCGAGGAGGGACGGTACTACTCTATCGACGAGGGGAACTCGGAGTCTTTCAGCCCCGAGCTGAAGCGCCACGTAGCCTGGTTGCACAGCCCCGATCCCGACTCGGGTCAGCCCCACAAGACGCGCTACACCGGATCGTTCATCGCCGACTTTCATCGCAACCTGCTCGCCGGCGGACTCTACATGTACCCGGCCACGAAGCTTTACCCCGAGGGGAAGCTGAGGCTGATGTACGAGGCCAATCCGATGGCCATGATCGTCGAGCAGGCGGGGGGGAAGGCCTCCGACGGGCACCGTCGCATCCTGGACATCCAGCCGGAGTCCCTGCACCAGCGGACCCCGCTCTACATCGGGAGCCGCCAGATGGTCGAGCGGGTGGAAGAGGCGCTCCGCGGCGATCGCTGA
- the ada gene encoding bifunctional DNA-binding transcriptional regulator/O6-methylguanine-DNA methyltransferase Ada, which translates to MQQAIAQSPSLPDEAVCWQAVLERDRAYDGKFVYAVRTTGIFCRPSCPARRPKRGSVRFFTPADAIRAGFRPCRRCRPLRPEGAPTDEAVRRAIEFIESHLDEHVTLERLAREVGISPYHLQRIFKNRLGLTPHAYQKARRLERFKEVARSGYGVGRATYEAGFNSSRCLYESAIAGMGMTPGRYRRGGVGLEIRFTVIDSPLGRLLVGATDRGVCAVSLGEEDDALERALRDEFPGARLLRDEESLRAWAEAVARRVVGEDPGLAVPVDLRGTVFQLRVWDALRRIPAGETRTYAEVAEAVGSPGAARAVGSACALNPVALLVPCHRVVRADGSPGDYRWGRSRKERLLRAESEKRGSA; encoded by the coding sequence ATGCAGCAAGCTATTGCACAATCACCGAGCCTTCCCGACGAGGCCGTCTGCTGGCAGGCGGTGCTGGAGCGGGATCGGGCCTACGACGGGAAGTTTGTCTACGCGGTGCGGACGACGGGGATCTTCTGCCGTCCCTCGTGCCCGGCGCGGCGTCCGAAGCGCGGCAGCGTGCGCTTCTTCACGCCCGCAGACGCGATTCGTGCCGGTTTCCGGCCCTGCCGCCGCTGTCGCCCGCTTCGTCCCGAGGGAGCGCCCACCGACGAGGCAGTGCGCCGGGCGATCGAGTTCATCGAGTCGCACCTCGACGAGCATGTCACGCTGGAGCGCCTGGCCCGGGAGGTAGGCATCAGCCCCTATCACCTGCAGCGGATTTTCAAGAACCGCCTGGGTCTGACGCCGCACGCCTACCAGAAGGCCCGTCGGCTGGAGCGCTTCAAGGAGGTGGCTCGCAGCGGATACGGGGTCGGACGCGCCACCTACGAAGCCGGGTTCAACTCGAGCCGCTGCCTCTACGAGAGCGCCATCGCGGGTATGGGGATGACGCCGGGCCGCTATCGCCGCGGCGGCGTGGGGCTGGAGATCCGGTTCACCGTGATCGACTCGCCGCTCGGGCGGCTGCTCGTCGGCGCGACCGATCGAGGGGTGTGCGCGGTGTCGCTCGGCGAGGAGGATGACGCGCTCGAGCGAGCGCTGCGCGATGAGTTCCCCGGCGCCCGATTGCTACGGGACGAGGAATCGTTGCGCGCGTGGGCGGAAGCCGTCGCACGGCGCGTCGTCGGCGAGGACCCCGGGTTGGCCGTCCCCGTAGACCTGCGCGGAACGGTCTTCCAGCTCCGCGTCTGGGATGCGTTGCGCAGGATTCCCGCGGGAGAAACCCGGACCTATGCCGAGGTTGCCGAAGCCGTGGGGAGCCCGGGGGCTGCGCGCGCGGTGGGCAGCGCCTGCGCGCTGAACCCGGTGGCGCTGCTCGTCCCCTGTCACCGGGTCGTGCGGGCGGACGGTTCTCCCGGTGATTATCGCTGGGGCCGCAGTCGCAAAGAGCGCCTGCTGAGGGCGGAGTCGGAGAAGCGCGGGTCCGCCTAG
- a CDS encoding response regulator: MLFASAWDHANRPSRRGDDSPTVLLVGEAHCRAIFRSILSGRGYEIFDASGPREALPLARQLDPDLVMVDIGMAGACGWDAVRNFKSNADTYLIPLLAVSLAPQPAGTYRRARSAGFVDYISRPIERRHVLEVVSVWTRPPQRASN, from the coding sequence ATGCTCTTCGCGTCCGCCTGGGATCACGCCAACCGTCCGTCCCGTCGGGGAGACGACTCTCCCACGGTTCTGCTGGTCGGGGAGGCACACTGCCGGGCCATCTTCCGATCGATCCTGAGCGGGCGTGGGTATGAGATCTTCGACGCGTCAGGCCCCCGCGAGGCCCTGCCGCTAGCCCGCCAGCTCGATCCCGATCTCGTGATGGTGGACATCGGCATGGCGGGAGCTTGCGGGTGGGACGCTGTGCGGAACTTCAAATCGAATGCCGACACCTACTTGATTCCGCTGCTGGCCGTGTCGCTGGCACCGCAGCCCGCCGGGACCTATCGGCGGGCGCGGAGCGCCGGGTTCGTCGACTACATCTCGCGGCCCATCGAGCGTCGCCACGTGCTGGAGGTGGTCTCCGTCTGGACGCGCCCACCGCAGCGCGCGTCCAACTGA